Proteins encoded by one window of Burkholderia plantarii:
- a CDS encoding carbohydrate ABC transporter permease has translation MLSSPPAPAAAQRTDPGGEPGGTAGAGREAPPARPRASTPRPKPRRRASPTERRQRLAAALFLAPACLMFALYVVWPVVSTIRLSFYHWDGMSEPDFIGLANYAELVHSDTFYTALKNNLIWLLLFLLAPPLGLAIALYLNQAVAGMRVVKSLFFAPFVLSGVVVGLIYSWFYDPTFGLLKLLIGHGIPVLGDPRYATPGIIFAALWPQTAYCMILYLTGLTTLNAEQIEAARMEGARGWTLLWHVILPQLRPTTFMAIVVTVIGALRSFDLISVMTSGGPFDSSTVLAYYMYDQAIKYFRFGYSSAIAVVLFAIMMLYIVYHLRHLLRSEH, from the coding sequence GTGCTTTCCTCGCCGCCGGCACCGGCCGCCGCGCAGCGCACCGACCCCGGCGGCGAGCCCGGCGGCACCGCCGGCGCGGGCCGCGAGGCGCCGCCGGCCCGGCCCCGGGCATCGACGCCGCGGCCGAAGCCGCGCCGGCGCGCCTCGCCGACCGAACGCCGCCAGCGGCTCGCCGCGGCACTGTTCCTCGCGCCGGCCTGCCTGATGTTCGCGCTCTACGTGGTGTGGCCGGTGGTATCCACCATCCGGCTGTCGTTCTACCACTGGGACGGCATGAGCGAGCCCGACTTCATCGGCCTCGCGAACTACGCCGAGCTGGTCCATAGCGACACGTTCTACACCGCGCTGAAGAACAACCTGATCTGGCTGCTGCTGTTCCTGCTCGCGCCGCCGCTGGGCCTCGCGATCGCGCTGTACCTGAACCAGGCGGTGGCCGGCATGCGCGTGGTGAAGTCGTTGTTCTTCGCGCCGTTCGTGCTGTCGGGCGTGGTGGTCGGGCTGATCTATTCGTGGTTCTACGATCCGACCTTCGGCCTGCTCAAGCTGCTGATCGGGCACGGCATCCCGGTGCTCGGCGATCCGCGCTACGCCACGCCCGGCATCATCTTCGCCGCGCTGTGGCCGCAGACGGCCTACTGCATGATCCTCTACCTGACCGGCCTGACCACGCTGAACGCCGAGCAGATCGAGGCCGCCCGCATGGAGGGCGCGCGCGGCTGGACGCTGCTGTGGCACGTGATCCTGCCGCAGCTGCGGCCCACCACGTTCATGGCGATCGTGGTGACCGTGATCGGCGCGCTGCGCAGCTTCGACCTGATCTCGGTGATGACCTCGGGCGGCCCGTTCGACAGTTCCACCGTGCTTGCCTATTACATGTACGACCAGGCCATCAAGTACTTCCGCTTCGGCTATTCGTCGGCGATCGCGGTGGTGCTGTTCGCGATCATGATGCTCTACATCGTCTACCACCTGCGCCATCTGCTGCGCAGCGAACACTGA
- a CDS encoding carbohydrate ABC transporter permease, translated as MFPMPIDRWKPASRRLYKLTLPLALLLWLLPLVAVLITSVRSTEELNAGHYWGWPQHFALVENYREALSASPMLHYLWNSVLITLPSVAGAIALAAMAGFALAVYRFPGNAALFGTFVAGNFVPIQVLMIPVRDLTLKLGLYNSVEGLILFHLSFQTGFCALFLRNFIKQLPFELIEAARIEGAGEWTVFWRIVVPLIRPALAALAILVFTFVWNDYFWALCLTQGDDAAPITVGVAALKGQWTTSWNLVSAGSILAALPSVAMFFLMQKHFVAGLTFGATKG; from the coding sequence ATGTTTCCGATGCCGATCGACCGCTGGAAACCGGCCTCGCGCCGGCTCTACAAGCTCACGCTGCCGCTCGCGCTGCTGCTGTGGCTGCTGCCGCTCGTCGCCGTGCTGATCACCTCGGTGCGCTCCACCGAGGAGCTGAACGCCGGCCATTACTGGGGCTGGCCGCAACACTTCGCCCTGGTCGAGAACTATCGCGAGGCGCTGAGCGCGTCGCCGATGCTGCATTACCTCTGGAACAGCGTGCTGATCACGCTGCCCTCGGTGGCCGGCGCCATCGCGCTGGCGGCGATGGCGGGCTTCGCGCTCGCCGTCTACCGGTTCCCCGGCAACGCGGCGCTGTTCGGCACCTTCGTGGCGGGCAACTTCGTGCCGATCCAGGTGCTGATGATCCCGGTGCGCGACCTCACGCTGAAGCTCGGCCTCTACAACAGCGTGGAGGGGCTGATCCTGTTCCACCTGTCGTTCCAGACCGGTTTCTGCGCGCTGTTCCTGCGCAACTTCATCAAGCAGCTGCCGTTCGAGCTGATCGAGGCCGCGCGCATCGAGGGCGCGGGCGAATGGACGGTGTTCTGGCGCATCGTCGTGCCGCTGATCCGCCCCGCCCTCGCGGCGCTCGCGATCCTCGTGTTCACGTTCGTCTGGAACGACTATTTCTGGGCGCTGTGCCTGACCCAGGGCGACGACGCGGCGCCGATCACGGTCGGCGTGGCCGCGCTGAAGGGGCAGTGGACCACGTCGTGGAATCTCGTCTCGGCGGGCTCGATCCTGGCGGCGCTGCCGTCGGTGGCGATGTTCTTCCTGATGCAGAAGCACTTCGTGGCGGGCTTGACGTTCGGGGCGACGAAGGGGTGA
- a CDS encoding alpha/beta hydrolase, whose translation MSVKRIVMAGCLIAAGVYLAAAAALYLMQDRMLLPTTPGVADPRDLPHPGERIERWQIRGDYAGYVVTPDGPAPRGTVIVYHGNEESSETKLPLADVFVHAGYRVVIAEYPGHGRRAGPRTLHAALAASRDALAQTLASWPGEVWLVGESLGAGMAARVVQGNEQALAGVALITPWDTLASVAREQYPAFPVRWLLHDPFDSIAATAAYRGPLVIIGSQRDTLIPVAHAERLASAHPGSRLMLLPEANHDTWFDAMTAPRWQQVLRWMGAA comes from the coding sequence ATGTCTGTCAAACGGATCGTCATGGCCGGCTGCCTGATCGCCGCCGGTGTCTACCTGGCCGCGGCCGCCGCGCTGTACCTGATGCAGGACCGCATGCTGCTGCCGACGACGCCCGGTGTCGCCGATCCGCGCGACCTGCCGCATCCGGGCGAGCGCATCGAGCGCTGGCAGATCCGCGGCGACTATGCCGGCTACGTCGTCACGCCGGACGGCCCGGCGCCGCGCGGTACCGTGATCGTCTATCACGGCAACGAGGAATCGTCGGAGACCAAGCTGCCGCTCGCGGACGTGTTCGTGCACGCGGGCTACCGCGTGGTGATCGCCGAGTATCCGGGCCACGGCCGGCGCGCCGGCCCGCGCACGCTGCACGCGGCGCTGGCCGCCTCGCGCGACGCGCTCGCGCAGACGCTCGCGAGCTGGCCCGGCGAGGTCTGGCTGGTGGGCGAATCGCTCGGCGCCGGCATGGCCGCGCGGGTAGTGCAGGGCAACGAGCAGGCGCTGGCCGGCGTCGCGCTGATCACGCCGTGGGACACGCTCGCCTCGGTGGCGCGCGAGCAATATCCGGCGTTTCCGGTGCGCTGGCTGCTGCACGACCCGTTCGATTCGATCGCGGCGACCGCCGCCTACCGCGGCCCGCTCGTGATCATCGGCTCGCAGCGCGACACGCTGATCCCGGTGGCGCACGCCGAACGTCTGGCGAGCGCGCATCCCGGCAGCCGCCTGATGCTGCTGCCGGAGGCGAACCACGACACCTGGTTCGACGCGATGACGGCGCCGCGCTGGCAGCAGGTGCTGCGCTGGATGGGGGCGGCGTGA
- a CDS encoding lipocalin family protein, producing the protein MNRSLVRLAALTVAVTGAALLLNGCGLIGGKRGNAAVPQPARPVDLDRYLGRWYEFARYENRFERDCDGVTADYARRADGLIDVVNACARDAHGAPRVSKGRAKPVADSDGAKLKVSFFGPFYIGDYWVLDHADDYSWSIVGEPSGRFLWLLTREAHPSTLLRQQLVARAAELGYDTSLLRMTAQ; encoded by the coding sequence ATGAATCGCTCCCTGGTACGCCTCGCCGCGCTGACCGTCGCCGTAACGGGCGCCGCGCTGCTGCTCAACGGCTGCGGCCTGATCGGCGGCAAGCGCGGCAACGCGGCGGTGCCGCAACCGGCCAGGCCCGTCGATCTCGATCGCTATCTCGGCCGCTGGTACGAGTTCGCGCGCTACGAGAACCGCTTCGAGCGCGATTGCGACGGCGTGACCGCCGATTACGCGCGGCGCGCGGACGGGCTGATCGACGTCGTCAACGCCTGCGCGCGCGATGCGCACGGCGCGCCGCGCGTCTCGAAGGGCCGCGCGAAACCGGTAGCCGACAGCGACGGCGCGAAGCTCAAGGTGTCGTTCTTCGGCCCGTTCTATATCGGCGATTACTGGGTGCTCGACCACGCGGACGACTACAGCTGGTCGATCGTCGGCGAGCCGTCGGGGCGCTTTCTCTGGCTGCTGACGCGCGAGGCGCATCCGTCCACGCTGCTGCGCCAGCAGCTCGTCGCGCGCGCGGCGGAACTCGGCTACGACACCTCGCTGCTGCGGATGACGGCGCAGTAG
- a CDS encoding DUF1328 domain-containing protein → MLKWALIFAVIAIVAGLFGFTGIAAGSAAIAKFLFGLFLVLCIIFLVIGVVVAKRVVK, encoded by the coding sequence ATGCTCAAATGGGCCTTGATTTTCGCGGTGATCGCCATCGTCGCAGGACTGTTCGGATTCACCGGCATCGCCGCCGGCTCGGCCGCGATCGCCAAGTTCCTGTTCGGCCTGTTCCTCGTGCTCTGCATCATCTTCCTGGTGATCGGCGTGGTGGTGGCCAAGCGCGTCGTCAAATAG